A part of Vallitalea longa genomic DNA contains:
- the pstB gene encoding phosphate ABC transporter ATP-binding protein PstB — protein sequence MKNNIKFTVENLDLFYGDFKALKDINMKINANKITALIGPSGCGKSTFLRTLNRMNDLIEGVKVNGSIKLEGDDIYGDIDVIKLRTRVGMVFQKPNPFPMSIYDNIAYGPRAHGITKKTKLNEIVEKSLRRAAIWDEVKDRLKRNAISLSGGQQQRICIARALAIEPEVLLMDEPTSALDPISTMKIEDLATELKKDYSIIMVTHNMQQAARISDKTAFFLLGELIEYDTTEKVFSNPDNKKTEAYITGRFG from the coding sequence ATGAAAAACAATATAAAATTTACTGTAGAAAATTTAGATTTGTTTTATGGAGATTTTAAAGCATTAAAAGATATTAATATGAAGATAAATGCAAATAAAATAACTGCACTTATAGGTCCATCCGGATGTGGAAAATCAACATTCTTAAGAACTCTTAATAGAATGAACGATTTGATTGAAGGAGTCAAAGTTAATGGTTCCATTAAGTTGGAAGGTGATGACATTTATGGTGATATAGATGTCATAAAGTTAAGAACAAGAGTCGGTATGGTGTTTCAAAAACCTAATCCTTTTCCAATGAGTATTTATGATAATATTGCATATGGTCCTAGAGCTCATGGCATCACGAAAAAAACTAAATTGAATGAAATAGTAGAAAAGAGTCTTCGTAGAGCTGCTATCTGGGATGAGGTAAAAGATAGATTAAAAAGGAATGCAATCAGTTTATCAGGAGGGCAACAACAAAGGATATGTATTGCACGTGCTTTAGCTATCGAGCCTGAAGTATTGTTGATGGATGAACCAACTTCAGCTCTTGACCCTATTTCAACTATGAAAATAGAAGATTTAGCAACTGAATTGAAAAAAGACTATTCAATCATAATGGTTACACATAACATGCAACAAGCTGCAAGAATATCTGACAAGACTGCTTTTTTCTTGTTAGGAGAATTAATAGAATATGATACTACAGAAAAAGTATTCAGTAATCCTGATAATAAGAAAACAGAAGCCTATATAACAGGAAGATTCGGTTGA
- a CDS encoding ATP-binding protein: MQKKLMATYILIISLTIIIAVLFCWHMGNKYFKDTTLKYTETKGELLTDILANEAEKDRLDFSSFVDEYSSKSDVRLTIIDVDGTVVADSDEDFRIMDNHIYRKEVSSAIKGEIASNIRYSETIGAYYLYTAIPIDIKNFKGVLRLSLPLIEIRDIAVDMIIYVIYGILIGAVVAVIIAYIVTRKFMQPLEQLTKAAIKISEGNYNEKIYIRNKDETGKLAEAFNDMTVKLSLNMWKLEKRNHEFECVLSSMINGIIAVDEQYNVFLYNSKLGKILDIDTDIVGKSIYEIIRNTTIFNVLEKSIEQNEYIVDETVINDKIIRVYANPIFAPIRSSIKNMGTLLVIRDITDIKKLETMRSDFVSNVTHELNTPLTSIRGFVDTLKNGAIKDEKVASRFLDIIDIETERLTLLIQDILSLSAIENMEDEKNNNVNNMASIINEVIEILNPKIKDRKINVNIQVNDDITYNCNRNRIKQLIINLTDNAIKYTEKGHIDIICKESDASIIIEVSDTGIGIEEEHIPRLIERFYRVDKGRSRNMGGTGLGLSIVKHIVSLYNGKIEVDSIIGEGTTFRVLLPKKSSVK; encoded by the coding sequence ATGCAAAAAAAACTAATGGCAACTTATATTTTAATTATTTCATTAACTATTATTATTGCTGTTTTATTTTGCTGGCATATGGGTAATAAATATTTTAAAGATACTACTTTGAAATATACAGAAACCAAAGGCGAATTGTTGACAGATATACTAGCTAATGAAGCGGAAAAAGATAGATTGGATTTTAGTTCTTTTGTTGATGAATACTCAAGTAAATCCGATGTAAGGCTGACAATAATTGATGTTGATGGTACAGTTGTTGCAGATTCAGATGAAGATTTTCGCATAATGGATAATCATATTTACCGTAAAGAAGTTTCTAGTGCTATTAAAGGTGAAATTGCATCTAACATTAGATATAGTGAGACAATAGGAGCTTATTATTTATATACTGCAATACCTATCGATATAAAAAATTTTAAAGGGGTATTGAGATTATCGTTACCATTGATTGAAATTAGAGATATAGCTGTAGATATGATCATATATGTTATATATGGTATTTTGATTGGAGCAGTTGTAGCTGTAATAATTGCATATATTGTTACAAGAAAATTTATGCAACCTCTTGAGCAGTTAACAAAGGCCGCGATAAAAATATCAGAGGGAAACTACAATGAAAAAATATATATCAGGAATAAAGATGAAACTGGAAAGTTGGCCGAAGCATTTAATGATATGACAGTGAAACTTAGTCTTAATATGTGGAAGCTGGAGAAAAGGAATCATGAATTCGAATGTGTATTAAGTAGCATGATAAATGGTATCATAGCTGTAGATGAACAATATAATGTTTTTTTATACAATAGTAAGTTAGGTAAAATATTAGATATAGATACAGATATTGTCGGTAAATCTATTTATGAGATTATACGAAATACTACGATCTTTAATGTTCTTGAAAAATCTATAGAGCAAAATGAGTATATTGTTGATGAAACAGTCATTAATGATAAGATTATAAGAGTGTATGCTAACCCTATATTTGCACCTATACGGTCAAGTATCAAAAATATGGGAACTCTATTAGTCATTCGTGATATAACTGATATCAAGAAACTAGAAACCATGAGAAGTGATTTTGTTTCGAATGTTACTCATGAATTGAATACTCCTCTTACATCAATAAGAGGATTTGTTGATACACTAAAGAATGGAGCAATCAAGGATGAAAAAGTAGCCTCAAGATTTTTAGATATTATTGATATAGAAACAGAAAGACTTACACTATTGATTCAAGATATATTATCGCTGTCAGCCATAGAAAATATGGAAGATGAAAAGAACAACAATGTAAATAATATGGCATCAATTATTAATGAAGTCATTGAGATATTAAATCCAAAGATAAAGGATAGAAAGATTAATGTAAATATTCAAGTGAATGATGATATAACTTATAACTGTAATAGGAACAGGATTAAGCAATTAATAATAAATTTAACTGATAATGCTATCAAATATACGGAAAAGGGACATATAGACATAATATGTAAAGAATCAGATGCAAGTATAATAATTGAAGTTTCAGATACAGGCATAGGCATTGAAGAAGAGCATATACCAAGATTAATTGAACGGTTTTACAGGGTTGATAAAGGTCGCTCAAGAAATATGGGTGGAACGGGTCTGGGACTATCTATTGTAAAACATATCGTAAGTCTTTATAACGGAAAAATAGAAGTTGACAGTATAATTGGAGAAGGAACTACTTTCAGAGTATTACTTCCTAAAAAATCAAGTGTAAAATAA
- the pstC gene encoding phosphate ABC transporter permease subunit PstC: MDINLNMVDDNKNKLIDKSIDMKIDKRRVVLESVARKMFLLNACIAVISVAAIAFFVFYKGLQPFFSNNAEGTYSLIDFLTGTEWRPNDNISSALYGILYMICGSLMATAGAIMIGVPIGILTAVFISKVAPIRIKKIIKPAVELLAGIPSVIYGVFGLGVIVPKIMQISPQSQGQSLLAVILVLTIMILPTVITISESAIEAVPKAYIEGSYGLGASKIQTIFKVILPAAKSGILAGVVLGIGRAIGETMAVMLVAGNPIAGIPTSIWDPIRPLTTNIAMEMGYAFGLHQEILFSTGVVLFIFIIILNLILNKITAKAGEK, from the coding sequence ATGGATATAAATTTGAATATGGTTGATGATAATAAAAATAAATTAATTGATAAATCAATAGATATGAAAATAGATAAGAGACGTGTAGTTTTAGAGTCAGTAGCTAGAAAAATGTTTTTATTAAATGCATGTATAGCAGTTATTAGTGTAGCAGCTATAGCTTTTTTTGTATTCTACAAAGGGTTACAGCCATTTTTTTCTAATAATGCTGAAGGAACTTATAGCTTGATTGATTTTTTGACTGGAACAGAATGGCGTCCCAATGATAATATTAGTAGTGCCTTGTATGGTATTTTATATATGATATGTGGCTCACTAATGGCGACAGCAGGTGCAATTATGATAGGGGTACCTATAGGTATATTAACAGCTGTTTTTATATCAAAAGTAGCACCAATAAGAATTAAAAAAATAATAAAACCGGCAGTGGAACTGTTGGCAGGTATACCCTCAGTAATCTATGGAGTTTTTGGTCTTGGGGTTATTGTACCTAAGATAATGCAGATATCTCCTCAGTCACAAGGCCAATCCTTATTAGCGGTTATATTGGTTCTTACAATTATGATATTACCTACAGTGATAACTATTTCTGAAAGTGCTATTGAAGCTGTACCTAAGGCTTATATTGAAGGTTCATATGGTTTGGGAGCGTCTAAAATTCAAACTATATTTAAAGTTATACTGCCTGCTGCAAAATCAGGGATTCTTGCAGGTGTTGTCCTTGGAATAGGTAGAGCCATTGGAGAAACCATGGCAGTTATGTTAGTTGCAGGTAATCCTATTGCAGGTATACCAACCAGTATCTGGGACCCTATAAGACCATTAACTACTAATATTGCTATGGAGATGGGATATGCATTTGGCTTGCATCAAGAAATTCTTTTCTCTACAGGTGTAGTACTATTTATATTTATTATTATACTTAATCTTATTTTAAATAAAATTACAGCGAAGGCAGGAGAAAAATGA
- a CDS encoding family 65 glycosyl hydrolase domain-containing protein, translating into MKEYFKSDEFLIIEEGFEPSYNRVSESVMSLGNGHMGIRGNFEEKYSGDSLSGSYYAGIYYPDKTKVGWWKNGYPEWFAKVLNGINYIGIDVTIKGLELDIAKCDVVDFRRILNMKQGYMERSFVAIDKNNNKTKIVSKRFLSMADSQIATIKYTVIPLNYEGEIILQPYLNGKVVNEDSNYDEYFWEEVDKKADDQVCYLNMETKKLGFRVACTMKYEIYNKTKKIEAQQTKSVCQEGYVANVIKIPVKAGDEITLNKYISAVTNRDYSNEQLEDVSIKEVTKAYDKGYEALLEAHISKWDEKWEENDITIKGDVKAQQGIRFNIFQLNQTYTGDDPRLNIGPKGFTGEKYGGSTYWDTEAYCLPFYLSTAPSKIARNLLIYRYNHLEKAKENARKLGFKGALYPMVTMNGEECHNEWEITFEEIHRNGAIAYAIYNYENYTGDKKYLADYGVEVLVEISRFWADRVNFNKEKDKYMILGVTGPNEYENNVNNNWYTNTIASWTMEYTIKSLDYIKEDHPTIYDKLLTKLELKDHEVDKWKDIISKMYYPYIEDKKVFCQQDGYMDKEQILVKDLPEGNLPINKNWSWDRILRSCFIKQADVLQGIYLFNERYDLDTIKRNFDFYEPRTVHESSLSPCIYSIIASQLGYEKKAYELYLRTARLDIDNYNSDSDDGLHITSMAGTWMSVVYGFGGLRVKDDELCFSPFLPKSWTGYSFRIMFRDSLLSIKVDDTIVIELISGADVMINIFNNKYILTKTNKVEIDNN; encoded by the coding sequence GTGAAAGAATATTTTAAAAGTGATGAATTTCTTATTATTGAGGAAGGTTTTGAACCTTCATATAATAGGGTAAGTGAAAGTGTTATGAGCTTAGGCAATGGTCATATGGGTATTCGTGGTAATTTTGAGGAAAAATACTCTGGAGACAGTCTTTCAGGTTCATATTATGCGGGTATTTATTATCCTGACAAAACTAAAGTTGGATGGTGGAAAAACGGTTATCCCGAGTGGTTTGCAAAAGTACTCAATGGAATTAATTATATCGGGATTGATGTAACTATCAAAGGATTAGAACTGGACATTGCAAAATGTGATGTGGTTGATTTCAGACGTATATTAAATATGAAACAGGGTTATATGGAAAGAAGTTTTGTTGCTATTGATAAGAATAATAATAAAACTAAAATAGTCAGCAAAAGATTTCTTAGTATGGCAGATTCGCAGATAGCGACAATCAAATATACTGTTATACCATTAAATTACGAAGGAGAAATTATTTTACAGCCATATCTTAATGGAAAAGTGGTTAATGAAGATTCTAATTATGATGAATATTTCTGGGAAGAAGTAGATAAAAAAGCCGATGATCAAGTATGTTATCTAAATATGGAAACCAAAAAATTAGGTTTTCGTGTTGCTTGCACTATGAAATATGAAATCTATAATAAAACAAAAAAAATCGAAGCTCAACAGACTAAGTCAGTATGCCAAGAAGGTTATGTGGCTAATGTAATCAAAATACCTGTAAAGGCAGGAGATGAAATTACTCTTAATAAATATATATCAGCAGTTACTAATAGAGATTATAGCAACGAACAATTAGAAGATGTATCGATTAAAGAAGTGACAAAAGCTTACGATAAGGGATATGAAGCATTACTAGAAGCCCATATATCAAAATGGGATGAAAAGTGGGAAGAGAATGATATTACCATTAAAGGAGATGTAAAAGCTCAGCAAGGTATTAGATTCAATATATTCCAACTAAATCAAACATATACTGGTGATGATCCAAGATTAAATATTGGACCTAAGGGATTTACAGGAGAAAAGTATGGAGGTAGTACATATTGGGATACTGAAGCATATTGTCTACCTTTCTATTTAAGTACTGCACCTAGTAAAATAGCTAGAAACTTATTGATATATAGATATAATCATCTTGAAAAAGCAAAAGAGAATGCTAGAAAATTAGGATTCAAAGGTGCGCTCTATCCAATGGTAACTATGAATGGTGAGGAATGCCATAATGAGTGGGAAATAACATTTGAAGAGATTCATAGAAATGGAGCGATAGCTTACGCTATCTATAATTATGAGAATTATACAGGAGATAAAAAGTATCTAGCTGATTATGGAGTAGAAGTACTTGTTGAAATAAGTAGGTTCTGGGCTGATAGGGTAAACTTTAATAAAGAGAAAGATAAATACATGATATTAGGTGTAACAGGACCTAACGAATACGAAAATAATGTGAATAATAACTGGTATACTAATACAATAGCTAGTTGGACAATGGAGTATACAATAAAATCTCTGGACTATATAAAAGAAGATCATCCTACAATCTATGATAAATTATTGACCAAGCTGGAATTAAAAGATCATGAAGTAGACAAATGGAAAGATATCATTTCAAAAATGTATTATCCATATATTGAAGATAAAAAAGTTTTTTGTCAGCAAGACGGATATATGGATAAAGAACAGATTCTTGTCAAAGATCTACCAGAAGGTAATTTGCCTATAAATAAAAATTGGTCATGGGATAGGATACTACGTTCATGTTTTATCAAACAAGCTGATGTATTACAGGGAATATATCTATTCAATGAAAGGTATGATTTAGATACCATAAAAAGAAATTTTGATTTCTATGAACCAAGAACTGTACATGAATCATCTTTATCACCTTGTATATATTCAATTATTGCTAGTCAGTTAGGATATGAGAAAAAAGCATATGAGTTATATCTAAGAACTGCTAGACTTGATATCGATAATTATAATAGTGATAGTGATGATGGACTTCATATTACAAGTATGGCAGGTACATGGATGTCTGTAGTATATGGTTTCGGTGGATTAAGAGTAAAAGATGATGAATTATGTTTTTCACCATTTTTACCAAAATCATGGACTGGATATTCTTTTAGAATAATGTTTAGGGATAGTCTACTTAGTATAAAAGTTGATGATACTATAGTTATTGAACTTATTTCAGGAGCAGATGTAATGATTAATATATTTAACAATAAATATATACTAACTAAAACAAATAAGGTGGAAATTGATAATAACTAA
- the pstA gene encoding phosphate ABC transporter permease PstA encodes MNRSMKDKIMYGFIGLATAFTVGILLWIIGFVFVNGLKYIDIDFLTSNYDSKTAYVNIPVSNNNTDNKLGITFELKEYEGINYPVIKSIDKSSRVKEAIDKKGNTIKLRKGDIIKKIDSQSTDNLPIVKINDTINNIESDTILVKVTNKGEGIFPMLITTLLTILLSLAVACPIGIFAAIYLTEYAKPGRLVRIIRFATESLAGIPSIIFGLFGMIFFVVYLKLNYSILAGSLTLSIILLPVIIRQTEESLIAIPNSYREGSLGLGATKLQTIRKVVLPNAISGIVVAIILSIGRIVGESAALLLTAGTVARVPQNLFSSGATLTVKAYAVAEEQGDIGMACAIGSVVVILILVLNGLSKVISKKLNRNRA; translated from the coding sequence ATGAATAGAAGTATGAAAGATAAAATAATGTACGGATTCATTGGTTTAGCTACGGCTTTTACTGTTGGGATTTTATTGTGGATTATAGGATTTGTTTTCGTAAACGGACTTAAGTATATTGATATTGATTTTCTGACTTCCAATTATGATTCCAAAACAGCCTATGTTAATATACCTGTATCAAATAATAATACTGATAATAAATTAGGAATTACTTTTGAGTTGAAAGAATATGAAGGTATTAATTATCCTGTTATAAAGTCCATTGATAAATCTTCTAGAGTAAAAGAAGCAATTGATAAGAAAGGTAACACGATTAAATTACGTAAAGGAGATATAATCAAAAAAATTGACAGCCAGTCAACAGATAATCTTCCCATCGTTAAAATAAATGATACTATAAATAATATTGAATCTGATACTATATTAGTTAAGGTTACTAATAAAGGTGAGGGTATATTCCCTATGCTCATAACTACTTTGCTAACTATTTTGTTATCATTAGCAGTAGCTTGTCCTATTGGTATTTTTGCAGCTATCTATTTAACTGAATATGCTAAGCCTGGTAGATTAGTAAGAATAATAAGATTTGCTACAGAGAGTTTAGCTGGGATTCCATCAATTATATTTGGACTTTTTGGAATGATATTTTTTGTTGTGTATCTAAAATTAAATTATTCAATATTGGCTGGTTCTTTGACTCTAAGTATCATTCTGTTACCAGTAATAATTAGACAAACAGAAGAATCATTGATAGCTATTCCTAATTCATATAGAGAAGGCTCTCTTGGGTTGGGAGCTACTAAATTACAGACTATCAGAAAAGTCGTTCTACCTAATGCGATATCTGGTATTGTTGTTGCGATTATACTCTCTATTGGAAGAATTGTAGGTGAATCAGCGGCTTTGTTACTTACTGCTGGAACAGTGGCTAGAGTACCGCAAAATCTCTTTTCTTCTGGTGCAACATTAACAGTTAAAGCTTATGCTGTTGCTGAAGAGCAAGGAGATATTGGCATGGCATGTGCAATCGGATCAGTTGTAGTTATCCTTATACTAGTATTGAACGGATTATCAAAGGTAATATCAAAGAAACTTAATAGAAATAGAGCATAA
- the phoU gene encoding phosphate signaling complex protein PhoU — protein sequence MPIRYNFEKKINELHKDLIKMGTLIEQSLDDAIQALIKQDVSLAKKVIDKDDEIDNMELRIEKECLLLIVTQQPIATDLRDIASVLKIITDLERIGDHCTDISEYTIRLANEQYIKPLIHIPQMAEAVKSMIKDTIDSCVKKDIDLARSVCQRDDTIDDYFDEIVNELMSLMVEKSSVVKQCTDFLFIVKYLERMGDHATNIAEWIIFTVTGEHI from the coding sequence ATGCCAATAAGATATAATTTTGAGAAAAAGATTAATGAACTCCATAAGGATTTAATAAAAATGGGTACACTTATCGAGCAATCATTAGATGATGCCATTCAAGCATTAATTAAACAAGATGTATCTCTTGCAAAAAAAGTAATAGATAAAGATGATGAAATAGACAATATGGAATTAAGAATAGAAAAAGAGTGTCTATTGCTAATTGTTACTCAGCAACCTATAGCAACTGATCTTCGAGATATAGCTTCTGTATTAAAAATCATTACTGATCTAGAAAGGATAGGGGATCACTGTACAGATATATCAGAATATACTATCAGACTTGCTAATGAACAATATATAAAGCCTTTGATTCATATTCCTCAGATGGCTGAAGCAGTCAAGAGTATGATAAAAGATACTATAGACAGTTGTGTAAAAAAAGATATTGATTTAGCTAGAAGTGTTTGTCAAAGAGATGATACTATAGATGACTATTTTGATGAGATAGTTAATGAATTAATGTCATTGATGGTAGAAAAAAGTAGTGTTGTCAAACAATGTACAGATTTTCTTTTCATTGTAAAATATCTTGAAAGAATGGGTGATCATGCCACTAATATTGCTGAGTGGATAATATTTACTGTGACAGGAGAACATATATAA
- a CDS encoding response regulator has translation MTTNVLIVDDETHILELLSYNLESNGYNVIQAETGEEALKKLISTNIDIILLDLMLPGIDGLEVLRQIRSTEAHKNIPVIMLTAKNEEFDTVLGLEMGADDYIGKPFGIHELLARMKAVFRRTKDNNNNLDEVKEDLLNIDELMINKNTHEVTIRDKQLELPLKEFELLYILAKNRGRVFDRQYLLDKIWGYDYYGETRTVDVHIRSLRKKIEIDDKNPQHIKTVRGVGYKYK, from the coding sequence GTGACTACGAATGTTCTTATAGTAGATGACGAAACACATATTTTAGAGTTACTTAGTTATAATCTAGAAAGCAACGGTTATAATGTCATTCAGGCTGAAACTGGTGAAGAAGCACTAAAAAAACTAATAAGTACTAACATAGATATAATATTACTTGACTTGATGCTACCAGGTATAGATGGTTTAGAGGTATTAAGACAAATAAGAAGTACAGAAGCTCATAAAAATATACCTGTAATCATGTTAACTGCCAAAAACGAAGAATTTGATACTGTTCTTGGTTTGGAAATGGGAGCAGACGATTATATAGGAAAACCTTTCGGTATACATGAATTATTAGCAAGAATGAAAGCTGTATTCAGAAGAACAAAAGATAATAATAATAATTTGGATGAGGTAAAAGAAGATTTACTTAATATTGATGAACTAATGATAAATAAGAATACACACGAGGTAACAATTAGAGATAAACAGCTAGAATTACCACTAAAAGAATTCGAATTATTATATATTCTAGCCAAAAATAGAGGCCGTGTTTTTGATAGACAATATTTATTAGATAAAATATGGGGATATGATTATTATGGTGAAACAAGGACAGTTGACGTTCATATCAGGAGCCTAAGGAAAAAAATTGAGATAGATGATAAGAATCCACAACATATTAAAACTGTTAGGGGAGTAGGTTATAAATATAAATAA
- a CDS encoding phosphate ABC transporter substrate-binding protein yields MKKLKNVLMVALIVLSIVAIAGCKNDDGNETTNDNKEVNNSVDSNDDKNNDDNDKSDTDNSDNAQEDDLSGLVSVSGSTSVEKIGIATAEEFMALNPDVTVTYESIGSSNGVKNAKDGVTIFGTASRNLKTEEKNWGLTETVIAHDGVAVITHPSNSANELTKEQVQAIYKGEITNWKDVGGEDEEIVVVSREDGSGTRGAFEEIVEFEDSLTKDAIIAKGNGNVQTTVAKNEKAIGYVSFTYINDTVKPFKIDGVEPTAENVVNGDYSISRPFLVIYKEENMTKESKAFLEFVLSDEGQMIVEEKGGIKVN; encoded by the coding sequence ATGAAAAAATTAAAGAATGTATTAATGGTAGCACTTATCGTTTTATCTATTGTAGCTATTGCTGGTTGCAAAAATGATGATGGTAATGAAACTACAAATGATAACAAGGAAGTAAATAATAGCGTAGACTCGAATGATGACAAAAATAATGATGATAATGATAAAAGTGATACAGATAATTCTGATAATGCACAAGAAGATGATTTAAGCGGTTTGGTTTCAGTTTCAGGTTCAACTTCAGTAGAAAAAATAGGAATTGCTACAGCAGAAGAATTCATGGCGCTGAATCCTGATGTTACAGTAACATATGAAAGCATTGGTTCATCTAATGGCGTTAAAAATGCAAAAGATGGTGTAACGATATTTGGTACTGCTTCAAGAAATCTTAAAACAGAAGAAAAAAACTGGGGCTTAACTGAAACAGTCATCGCTCATGATGGAGTAGCAGTGATAACTCATCCAAGCAATTCAGCAAATGAATTGACTAAAGAACAAGTTCAGGCCATATATAAAGGTGAAATCACTAACTGGAAAGATGTTGGTGGAGAAGATGAAGAAATCGTAGTTGTATCTCGAGAAGATGGTTCTGGTACAAGAGGTGCATTTGAAGAAATAGTCGAATTCGAAGATTCATTAACAAAAGATGCCATAATAGCCAAAGGTAATGGAAACGTACAAACAACAGTAGCTAAAAACGAAAAAGCTATTGGATATGTATCTTTCACATATATCAATGATACAGTAAAACCATTCAAAATAGATGGAGTAGAACCAACAGCAGAAAATGTTGTTAACGGAGACTACAGTATTTCAAGACCATTCTTAGTGATTTATAAAGAAGAGAACATGACAAAAGAAAGTAAAGCTTTCCTAGAATTCGTATTAAGTGATGAAGGACAGATGATAGTTGAAGAAAAAGGCGGAATTAAAGTTAATTAA
- a CDS encoding LacI family DNA-binding transcriptional regulator → MSVTIKDVASRANVSPSTVSRVISDNSRISDATKKRVRAAMAELNYQPNLIARSLTNKSTKTLGLLLPGSQEDLLLNPFFVQAMRGISSYAKGKGYYILFTHADNDEDEVEVLTNLVGSQWVDGIILTTVKDNDKSIAFLKEKKHPFVVIGKPDDEEHTYWVDNDNVKAMFQVVDLLIKKGKKNIGFIGGAHEFKVTKHRLLGYLKALKVNNIKADLNLIYEKDYTENAAYEATKELLEYCVPDAIVTTDDLIAFGAQRALIENNMGNISLVGFNNTVLSMYKIPSISSVDINAEKLGMFAAKLLINHIEKQKVDTTNYIIDTKFIERDSTK, encoded by the coding sequence TTGTCCGTAACAATAAAAGATGTAGCTTCTCGTGCAAACGTTTCTCCTTCAACAGTATCAAGGGTAATCTCAGACAATTCCAGAATAAGCGATGCAACTAAAAAACGTGTTAGAGCTGCAATGGCTGAATTAAATTACCAACCTAACTTAATAGCAAGAAGTCTAACTAACAAATCAACTAAAACCTTAGGACTTCTACTACCTGGTTCTCAGGAAGATTTATTATTGAATCCTTTCTTTGTTCAAGCAATGCGTGGAATCAGTTCATATGCAAAAGGAAAAGGATATTATATCCTGTTTACTCATGCAGATAATGATGAAGACGAAGTCGAAGTTCTAACCAATCTAGTTGGAAGTCAATGGGTTGACGGAATAATTCTAACAACAGTAAAAGATAATGATAAAAGTATTGCTTTTCTAAAAGAAAAAAAACATCCCTTTGTTGTCATTGGAAAACCTGATGATGAGGAACATACTTATTGGGTAGATAACGATAATGTAAAAGCAATGTTTCAAGTTGTTGACCTTCTAATTAAAAAAGGCAAGAAAAACATAGGTTTCATAGGAGGTGCACATGAATTCAAAGTAACCAAACACAGATTGTTAGGTTATTTGAAAGCTCTAAAAGTTAATAATATAAAAGCTGACCTTAATCTTATATATGAAAAAGATTATACTGAAAATGCTGCTTACGAAGCCACTAAAGAACTATTGGAATATTGTGTGCCTGACGCTATAGTAACTACAGATGATTTAATTGCTTTTGGTGCGCAAAGAGCACTAATAGAAAATAATATGGGTAATATATCTCTAGTTGGATTCAATAATACGGTATTATCCATGTATAAAATACCTAGTATTTCATCAGTTGATATCAATGCAGAAAAATTGGGTATGTTTGCAGCGAAATTATTGATAAATCATATCGAAAAACAAAAAGTTGATACAACTAACTATATTATAGATACTAAATTTATTGAAAGAGATTCAACAAAATAA